A stretch of Desulfotalea psychrophila LSv54 DNA encodes these proteins:
- a CDS encoding 2-oxoacid:acceptor oxidoreductase family protein, with amino-acid sequence MYRIRFHGRGGQGMKTASRILGTAFFLEGYEVQDAPRYGAERRGAPIFAYVRADNQPINERGIISQPDLVIVADDSLVGLPAAAVLAGVDEHTLLLISSAESGEMWQDRLNFAGEIFTMPAEAQFVGAACTGAAACLLGDISPVALEKAIREELADLGDAVIEENIVPALTAYKRMQPYRGRVQTGIAINANDYSKPGWIDLPFEDARISAPDIHASANSVEVRTGLWRTLRPVIDYQRCKGCWWICSTFCPDGAIPVRGKIPEIDYDHCKGCMICVAQCPTHAIEAVSERLAQEQEVLS; translated from the coding sequence ATGTACCGTATACGTTTTCATGGTCGTGGTGGTCAGGGGATGAAAACTGCCAGCCGTATTTTGGGCACTGCCTTTTTTCTGGAGGGCTATGAGGTTCAGGATGCCCCCCGCTATGGAGCTGAACGTCGTGGTGCCCCGATCTTTGCCTATGTGCGGGCCGATAATCAGCCAATAAATGAGCGTGGAATTATTAGCCAACCGGATCTGGTTATTGTCGCCGATGATAGTCTGGTAGGTCTGCCTGCCGCCGCTGTCCTGGCGGGGGTGGATGAACATACCCTTCTCTTGATCAGCAGTGCTGAAAGTGGAGAGATGTGGCAGGACCGGCTGAATTTTGCCGGGGAGATATTTACCATGCCGGCAGAAGCTCAGTTCGTCGGTGCTGCCTGTACCGGGGCCGCCGCCTGTCTGCTGGGCGATATATCGCCTGTGGCATTGGAGAAGGCAATTAGAGAAGAGCTGGCAGATTTGGGCGATGCAGTTATCGAGGAGAATATTGTCCCGGCCCTTACAGCCTATAAGAGGATGCAGCCCTATAGGGGACGGGTTCAGACAGGGATCGCAATCAATGCCAACGATTACAGCAAACCGGGGTGGATAGATCTACCCTTTGAAGATGCCCGTATTTCGGCCCCGGACATACACGCCTCGGCAAATAGTGTAGAGGTAAGAACCGGTCTGTGGCGTACCCTGCGGCCGGTGATTGATTATCAGCGCTGTAAGGGGTGTTGGTGGATCTGTAGTACCTTTTGCCCGGATGGTGCCATTCCTGTCCGGGGAAAGATCCCGGAAATTGATTATGACCACTGCAAGGGCTGTATGATATGTGTGGCCCAATGTCCCACTCACGCCATTGAGGCTGTTTCGGAACGGCTGGCTCAAGAGCAGGAGGTCTTATCATGA
- a CDS encoding PilZ domain-containing protein yields MKVKVSVAKNRLYFKVSKKMSKRILDKLYTEVRFCVADLQPGFHVIADYSESNLIQLNGIPTYRKLMNYLINNGVGEVVRVVGDKSLLYKQVINLTARICGYKPHYTDSLEEAEKIVEAVLKREDLRFHYSELPSAKYIIDETRGTGRFLNLSTGGCAIDSASICPPQDSEITVMMTFNDQESDLHEFTIKARVVRANEDEFSAEFHPFEDKERLLSCLLRQTEHEL; encoded by the coding sequence ATGAAGGTGAAGGTCAGTGTTGCCAAGAACAGATTATACTTCAAGGTTTCCAAAAAAATGTCTAAAAGGATATTAGACAAACTCTACACCGAAGTTCGTTTCTGTGTTGCCGATCTGCAACCCGGCTTCCACGTAATTGCCGATTATTCGGAATCTAACCTCATCCAGCTGAACGGAATTCCAACCTATAGAAAGCTGATGAACTATTTAATAAACAATGGGGTGGGGGAGGTTGTTCGAGTGGTTGGTGACAAAAGCCTGCTGTACAAACAGGTAATAAATCTGACCGCAAGGATATGCGGCTATAAACCCCACTATACCGACAGCCTGGAAGAGGCAGAGAAAATAGTTGAGGCAGTGCTGAAACGAGAAGATCTCCGTTTCCACTATTCCGAACTTCCCTCTGCCAAATATATCATAGACGAGACAAGGGGGACTGGCCGCTTTCTCAATCTTTCGACAGGCGGTTGCGCCATCGATTCAGCCTCCATCTGCCCGCCTCAGGATTCAGAAATAACAGTAATGATGACATTCAACGACCAAGAGAGTGACCTACATGAGTTTACCATTAAGGCCCGGGTTGTCAGAGCAAACGAGGACGAATTCTCCGCAGAGTTTCATCCCTTTGAGGATAAAGAACGATTATTGAGCTGCCTGTTGCGCCAAACTGAACATGAGCTCTAA
- a CDS encoding thiamine pyrophosphate-dependent enzyme: MTEQTVSIYRSMKDLPTAHLLGAGTPTCAGCGGLGALNQLYNIIGEKSVFVNAAGCMTLLSVYPFTPFRGSWLYTAMASAPAGAQGVRDALDILQEKQRIKEGEDMQVVVLTGDGSAYGMGLSATSAAMERDLDFLYICYDNEGYGNTGHQFSAATPHGAKTATSTGPCGYPGLKKDLFAIWAAHRPAYVATLIGAEPLDLARKIERAMSMKGPRLLIALAPCPTGWGFEPKEAINIGKLAVQTGIWPLKEYVDGQVVHTKIPGERKGVEEYLKLQGRYRHLFEPERNDELIGEIQKRVDRYWNSVEK, translated from the coding sequence ATGACTGAGCAGACAGTAAGCATTTATCGCAGTATGAAAGATCTGCCGACCGCCCATCTACTGGGAGCCGGTACCCCGACCTGTGCCGGTTGTGGCGGTCTTGGCGCTCTTAATCAGCTTTATAATATCATTGGTGAGAAATCGGTATTCGTTAATGCCGCCGGTTGCATGACCCTCTTGTCGGTCTATCCTTTTACTCCCTTTCGTGGCTCTTGGCTCTATACTGCCATGGCCTCGGCACCGGCTGGCGCTCAGGGAGTTCGTGATGCCCTGGATATTCTGCAAGAGAAGCAGCGTATTAAGGAGGGTGAAGATATGCAGGTGGTTGTTCTGACAGGAGATGGCTCGGCCTATGGCATGGGCTTGTCGGCAACTTCCGCTGCCATGGAGAGAGATCTTGATTTTCTCTATATCTGTTATGATAACGAAGGTTATGGTAACACCGGTCATCAGTTTTCCGCAGCCACTCCCCATGGGGCCAAAACAGCCACCAGCACCGGGCCCTGTGGCTATCCCGGTTTAAAAAAAGATCTCTTTGCCATCTGGGCTGCGCACAGGCCAGCCTATGTTGCCACCCTGATAGGTGCTGAACCATTGGATTTGGCTCGTAAGATTGAAAGGGCGATGAGCATGAAGGGACCACGTCTGCTTATCGCCTTGGCTCCCTGTCCGACTGGTTGGGGTTTTGAGCCAAAAGAGGCGATAAATATAGGCAAGTTGGCGGTGCAAACCGGTATCTGGCCACTGAAGGAGTATGTGGATGGTCAGGTTGTTCATACCAAGATCCCTGGAGAACGCAAGGGGGTTGAAGAGTATTTGAAGTTACAGGGCCGTTACAGGCATCTGTTTGAGCCGGAGAGAAATGACGAGCTGATTGGCGAAATTCAGAAGAGGGTTGATCGCTACTGGAACTCTGTGGAAAAATAA
- a CDS encoding pyruvate synthase: MKRSLLTGNVAAAWGARLALADYIPAFPITPQTEIIETIAAWIDRGEMDARMTSMDSEHSMITAAAAAATTGVRTFSATSSQGLLYGMEMLYAVSGWRAPFVLMNVSRGLASPVTLEPDHNDIMAARDCGFLQIHCSSCQEVLDSTLMAFRLGEDQRIRLPVIVNLDGFYLSFTREPVAIPDAEEVRRFVGDYDPQNIRFRAGSPISQAVAVLGGAPYSYFRYETHLAAENGIAVYEEISAEFAEAFGRHHPAIESYHCDDADIVLVMLGSFATKAKVAVDEMRRAGQRVGLLRPRLFRPFPTEGFRSLLAGKFGVAVIDQNISMGMGGVLHSELASALYGQPGAPPQLLSFIGGLGGRDISQQEFFEIVRVTHKAVAEKRTPPPRLLYTEEELREVRKLQAVARVEQG, from the coding sequence ATGAAACGTAGCTTGTTGACCGGAAATGTTGCTGCGGCCTGGGGGGCACGATTGGCTCTGGCTGATTATATCCCCGCCTTTCCCATCACTCCGCAAACCGAAATTATCGAGACAATTGCAGCCTGGATTGACCGGGGCGAAATGGATGCCCGGATGACCAGCATGGACTCTGAACACTCCATGATAACTGCAGCAGCAGCAGCAGCTACCACCGGTGTTCGAACCTTTAGCGCCACCTCAAGTCAGGGTTTACTCTACGGCATGGAGATGCTCTATGCTGTCAGTGGCTGGCGGGCTCCCTTTGTCCTGATGAATGTTTCTCGTGGTTTGGCCTCACCGGTTACCCTGGAGCCGGATCATAACGATATCATGGCTGCCCGGGACTGCGGCTTTTTGCAGATTCATTGTTCATCCTGTCAAGAGGTGCTGGACAGTACCCTGATGGCCTTTCGTCTGGGTGAAGATCAGCGTATTCGTCTGCCGGTGATAGTCAATCTGGACGGTTTTTATCTCTCTTTTACCCGTGAACCGGTGGCTATTCCGGATGCTGAGGAGGTTAGGCGATTTGTTGGTGACTATGATCCCCAGAACATCCGTTTCCGGGCCGGTTCGCCGATCAGTCAGGCCGTAGCTGTATTGGGCGGTGCCCCCTACTCCTATTTTCGTTATGAAACACATCTGGCGGCAGAGAATGGTATTGCCGTTTATGAGGAAATTTCTGCCGAATTCGCCGAAGCCTTTGGCCGTCACCATCCGGCTATTGAATCTTATCACTGTGATGATGCCGATATCGTCCTCGTTATGCTCGGATCCTTTGCCACCAAGGCTAAGGTGGCAGTAGATGAAATGCGCCGAGCCGGCCAGAGGGTTGGCCTCTTACGGCCCCGCCTCTTCCGACCCTTTCCGACGGAGGGGTTTCGCAGCCTGCTGGCAGGTAAATTCGGGGTTGCGGTGATCGATCAGAATATCTCCATGGGCATGGGTGGTGTCCTTCACTCTGAGCTGGCCAGTGCACTCTATGGCCAGCCTGGCGCCCCGCCCCAACTGCTCAGCTTTATCGGTGGCTTGGGCGGACGAGACATCAGTCAGCAAGAATTTTTTGAGATAGTTCGTGTCACCCATAAGGCCGTAGCAGAAAAACGGACCCCGCCGCCTCGCCTTCTCTATACTGAAGAGGAGTTGCGTGAAGTAAGAAAGTTGCAGGCAGTGGCCAGAGTCGAACAGGGATAA
- a CDS encoding fatty acid CoA ligase family protein: MKSYYHCGGMEPLRGGTIAEHFADVVRRFPEQEAIVSLPQEKRLSYRELADAVDELAKGLLGIGFTKGDRIGLWSTNNIEWLLVQMAIAHIGAVLVNINPAYRLQELAYALKLSEVQGIFTIPAFRSSDYVAILVELLPELKLTQREELANADLPFLRRVIVYDPADPGQSQRPYAGFTTWPEVIGAGKGITMERLNEISGALDRDDPINIQYTSGTTGFPKAVALTHHNILNNAWFSAQALHLTEADRLCVPVPFYHCFGTVLANLLCLSVGACIVIPAEHFDALATLKAIEEESCTAIHGVPTMFIAELEHPDFKNFDMSTLRTGIMAGAPCLPQLMKRVMEDMHCPEILIGYGETEASPITHLTTRADSMELRTETVGKNLPHQEVKIVHLATGATVPLGEIGEICFRGYHIMQGYYGQADKTAEVIDKNGWLYSGDLGTMDAHGYVRITGRCKEMIIRGGENIYPKEIEDFLFSHPGVIQVAVFGVPDEYYGEEIMAWIQLRPDEICSEEEIRNYCRDKISHFKIPKYIRFVDEFPMTVTGKLQKFRMREMAIVRMGLKA, from the coding sequence ATGAAAAGTTACTATCATTGCGGCGGCATGGAGCCCCTACGGGGAGGGACCATTGCCGAACATTTTGCAGATGTTGTCAGGCGTTTTCCTGAACAGGAGGCTATTGTCTCCCTGCCTCAAGAAAAACGCTTAAGCTATAGAGAGCTGGCCGATGCAGTTGATGAACTGGCAAAGGGCCTTTTAGGCATTGGCTTTACTAAGGGCGATCGTATAGGGCTGTGGTCAACCAATAATATTGAATGGTTACTGGTGCAGATGGCCATAGCCCATATTGGTGCTGTTCTGGTAAATATTAACCCTGCTTATCGTCTTCAGGAATTGGCCTATGCCCTCAAGCTCTCCGAGGTACAGGGTATCTTTACCATCCCTGCCTTTCGCAGTAGCGATTATGTCGCCATCTTGGTGGAACTGCTTCCTGAATTAAAGCTGACCCAGAGAGAAGAGCTGGCTAATGCCGATCTACCGTTTTTGCGTAGGGTCATTGTCTATGATCCTGCCGATCCTGGGCAGAGCCAACGGCCGTATGCCGGTTTCACCACCTGGCCTGAGGTTATAGGCGCCGGTAAGGGTATTACTATGGAAAGGCTGAATGAGATTAGCGGAGCATTGGATAGAGATGATCCGATCAATATTCAGTATACCTCCGGTACCACCGGTTTTCCCAAGGCTGTAGCCCTGACCCATCACAACATCCTTAATAACGCCTGGTTTTCAGCGCAGGCCCTCCATCTTACTGAAGCGGACAGGCTCTGTGTGCCGGTACCCTTCTATCACTGTTTTGGCACGGTATTGGCGAATCTCTTATGTCTGTCCGTGGGCGCCTGCATTGTTATACCGGCGGAACACTTCGATGCCCTGGCTACCCTCAAGGCCATTGAAGAAGAAAGCTGTACAGCAATACATGGGGTTCCCACCATGTTTATCGCCGAACTGGAACATCCAGACTTTAAAAACTTCGATATGTCCACTCTGCGTACCGGCATCATGGCCGGAGCACCCTGTTTACCCCAATTGATGAAACGGGTCATGGAGGATATGCACTGCCCTGAAATACTTATTGGTTATGGGGAAACCGAGGCCTCGCCAATCACCCATTTGACCACCCGTGCTGATAGCATGGAGCTACGCACTGAAACCGTGGGTAAAAATCTGCCCCATCAGGAGGTGAAAATTGTCCATCTGGCTACCGGCGCTACCGTGCCCTTGGGCGAAATAGGTGAAATCTGTTTTCGCGGTTATCATATTATGCAGGGATATTATGGTCAGGCGGATAAGACGGCCGAGGTCATTGATAAAAATGGCTGGTTATACTCCGGTGATCTGGGCACCATGGATGCTCATGGTTATGTGCGTATCACCGGACGATGTAAGGAGATGATTATTCGTGGCGGCGAAAATATTTATCCAAAGGAGATCGAAGACTTTTTGTTTAGTCATCCCGGCGTCATCCAGGTGGCAGTGTTTGGGGTGCCGGATGAATATTATGGTGAAGAGATCATGGCCTGGATTCAATTACGGCCAGATGAAATTTGTAGCGAAGAGGAGATTCGCAACTATTGCCGGGATAAGATCTCCCATTTTAAGATCCCAAAATATATCCGCTTTGTGGATGAGTTTCCGATGACGGTGACCGGCAAGTTGCAGAAATTTCGTATGCGGGAAATGGCCATTGTCAGGATGGGATTAAAGGCCTAA
- a CDS encoding ABC transporter ATP-binding protein — protein MNCIIEVSNLNLGYKNKSGDFCHILNNVNLQVKAKDIVALVGESGSGKSTLALALMGYTNDDCMVKSGIINFFNKDILQLSALELAEIRGSQIALIPQNAGQALTPTVKVGRQIQEVLQFHSDIDKENYKFKVIELLNDVKLPNAEQIFYRYPHQLSGGQQQRVAIAMALAVKPKLLVLDEPTTGLDATTQVHILDLLKALIHKHKVSMVFVSHDFGAVSRLCNKVCVMHKGEIVEQGDIRKVLLQPEHLDTPSFLKSVPVIGKSQETSSLIIEGNRQEKEVSISLKQLKISYYRKTLWQSITREPEPEATVDNINLMLNKGETLALVGESGSGKSTILKAIAGLNKVKGGEIIFNGKPLDILEKRTKEQKKQIQMIFQNPDASLNPKQTILQILSKPLQLYFDMSSAQCYERAKDLLEQVHLNPDYLYRNPGMLSGGEKQRVAIARAFASKPELLLCDEITSALDVTVQNTVLKLLKELQIKFNTSCIFIAHDLAIVESIADQIAILHKGRICEVGPTKSVFANPRNSYTKILLDSVLKPELEPQLRYA, from the coding sequence ATGAATTGTATAATCGAAGTTTCAAATTTAAATTTGGGATACAAAAATAAATCAGGTGATTTCTGTCACATTCTCAATAATGTTAATCTTCAAGTTAAGGCAAAAGATATTGTAGCTCTTGTGGGTGAATCAGGCTCAGGGAAAAGCACCCTAGCCCTTGCTCTAATGGGATATACAAACGATGATTGTATGGTTAAATCTGGAATCATCAATTTTTTCAATAAAGATATCTTGCAACTATCAGCATTAGAGTTAGCAGAAATACGAGGCAGTCAAATAGCATTAATACCTCAAAATGCAGGGCAGGCTTTAACTCCAACAGTGAAAGTGGGTCGACAAATACAAGAAGTATTACAGTTTCATAGCGATATTGATAAAGAAAATTATAAATTCAAAGTTATTGAGCTATTAAACGATGTTAAACTGCCAAATGCTGAGCAAATTTTTTATCGCTATCCGCATCAACTTTCAGGAGGCCAGCAGCAAAGAGTTGCAATAGCAATGGCTCTAGCGGTCAAACCTAAACTGCTGGTTTTAGATGAACCAACTACTGGTCTTGATGCCACAACTCAAGTTCATATTCTAGATTTATTAAAAGCATTAATACATAAACATAAAGTTTCTATGGTTTTTGTAAGTCATGATTTTGGCGCAGTTTCTCGACTTTGTAATAAGGTGTGTGTTATGCATAAAGGTGAAATAGTAGAACAAGGCGATATAAGGAAAGTTTTACTGCAACCTGAACATCTTGACACTCCATCATTCCTAAAGTCAGTCCCTGTTATTGGCAAGAGCCAAGAAACAAGCTCTTTAATAATAGAAGGAAATAGGCAAGAGAAAGAAGTAAGCATCTCGTTAAAGCAACTAAAGATATCCTATTACCGTAAAACTTTATGGCAATCAATAACAAGAGAACCAGAGCCTGAAGCCACAGTAGATAATATAAACCTAATGTTAAATAAAGGTGAAACGCTTGCTCTGGTTGGTGAGTCTGGCAGTGGAAAATCAACAATTCTTAAAGCCATTGCTGGATTAAATAAAGTCAAAGGTGGAGAGATAATATTCAATGGTAAGCCATTAGATATACTTGAAAAAAGAACTAAAGAACAAAAAAAGCAAATCCAGATGATATTCCAAAATCCGGATGCATCGTTGAATCCAAAGCAAACGATTTTGCAGATTTTATCTAAACCATTACAACTCTACTTTGATATGAGTAGCGCTCAATGCTATGAGAGAGCAAAAGATTTATTAGAACAGGTACATCTAAATCCGGATTATCTGTATAGAAATCCAGGTATGCTTTCTGGTGGCGAAAAACAACGGGTTGCAATAGCAAGAGCCTTTGCCTCGAAGCCAGAGTTATTGCTTTGTGATGAGATAACCTCGGCCTTAGATGTAACCGTACAAAATACAGTATTAAAATTGCTCAAAGAGCTACAAATAAAATTTAATACCAGTTGTATCTTTATCGCTCATGATTTAGCCATTGTGGAATCAATAGCAGATCAAATTGCCATACTTCACAAAGGTCGAATCTGTGAAGTAGGACCAACAAAGTCAGTCTTTGCCAACCCTCGTAACTCATACACAAAAATTTTATTAGACTCAGTTTTAAAACCAGAATTAGAACCTCAACTGAGATACGCATAG
- a CDS encoding ABC transporter permease, with amino-acid sequence MFTMIYKRLFTAIFSLFIVGVLVFFVTESLPGDFCTSYLGQNATGSRLEQCRIDNNLNAPLVERFSLWSENVVSGNLGTSLKRQRPVSDVLVPRLENTLILGGIAALIGIPIAIFLGCIAGLRANKKSDHFISIASLFTMTVPEFVTATLLTLIFSIWLPWFPAVTLIGENASLSELLPNVVLPVVALSMAMIAHILRMVRSCMITVMNSSYIKMARLKGIPYWYIVFHHALPNALLPAINIIALTIAWLLGGVVIIEQVFNYPGIGSLMISAIYDRDLPVVQGVAIVLAIIYILVNLCADLLTCILNPKLRTQQGY; translated from the coding sequence ATGTTTACCATGATTTACAAACGCCTTTTCACTGCGATATTTTCCCTTTTTATTGTTGGGGTGCTGGTCTTTTTTGTTACAGAATCGTTACCTGGCGACTTTTGTACTAGTTATTTAGGACAAAATGCAACTGGAAGTCGATTAGAACAATGTCGTATCGATAATAATTTAAATGCCCCTTTAGTCGAACGGTTTTCACTTTGGTCTGAAAATGTTGTCAGTGGCAATTTGGGAACATCCTTGAAACGGCAAAGACCGGTTAGCGACGTACTTGTTCCTCGATTAGAAAACACCTTAATCCTTGGTGGAATAGCTGCCTTGATAGGGATCCCCATAGCCATTTTTCTTGGATGCATCGCAGGACTTAGAGCAAATAAAAAATCAGATCATTTTATATCAATAGCTTCTCTTTTCACCATGACGGTTCCTGAATTTGTAACCGCCACCCTCTTAACGCTTATATTTAGTATCTGGCTACCATGGTTTCCAGCTGTTACTTTGATCGGAGAGAATGCGTCCTTGTCTGAATTGCTGCCTAACGTAGTTTTACCTGTGGTTGCCCTTTCTATGGCAATGATTGCTCACATATTACGCATGGTTCGCTCATGTATGATTACTGTGATGAATTCAAGCTATATTAAAATGGCCCGCTTAAAAGGTATCCCTTATTGGTATATTGTTTTTCACCATGCTCTTCCCAATGCCCTGCTGCCAGCTATCAACATTATTGCTCTCACTATTGCTTGGTTGCTTGGTGGTGTTGTTATTATTGAACAGGTGTTCAACTATCCAGGCATCGGTAGTCTTATGATTTCAGCAATTTACGATAGAGACCTCCCTGTCGTTCAAGGTGTCGCCATCGTTTTAGCGATTATTTATATTTTGGTTAACCTCTGTGCAGATCTTCTAACCTGTATTCTTAATCCCAAACTTCGCACGCAGCAAGGATATTAA
- a CDS encoding ABC transporter substrate-binding protein, with protein MSIVFWIFIFAQSQLGSFILNKLGKDNYRMILKKIIYKSLFINCLFATCLFVSFADAATLRTPHQLEWRGQESLDPISSTRFYYPVQMLYNRLVRQDKIGAPSPELATKWTSNETATEWVFDLRENVKFHNGKELTSADVVATINRILDTKRDAPVRAVLSIIKEVTALNNYKVKFTLNKAHSDFPILLMDYRVKILPVNVDQDKSLLGIGTGPFKLENLNVEGTTNLIANNEYWEGKPKLDGIDLIAIADDSARVQALLARQIDWIGWSGVTSQQLPLFQYNSMFKVDSISTGDWRGIIFKNDVAPFTDPKVRKALRIVADRAEMARLVLGEDGGATTCDTPVWKGDQYRMNLECEQDIDGAKKLLAEAGFPDGLDIDLYTSNTDTYFRPLVEVYQRQAAKANIRIHIKMTPSDSYWNDVWMKKSAFTTVWGQRSADQVLNEVYRSTAQWNESSWGSTDYDQLLDEARLTLDFNSRKKLYIAAQKMLWEEGGSLIPFHLRNHRVMMKNVTIPAVEDFSIRWNLVTKE; from the coding sequence ATGTCGATAGTTTTTTGGATCTTCATATTTGCTCAAAGCCAGCTAGGGAGTTTTATTTTAAATAAATTAGGAAAGGATAATTATCGGATGATTTTGAAGAAAATAATTTATAAAAGCTTATTTATCAATTGCTTATTTGCCACTTGCTTATTTGTTTCATTTGCGGATGCAGCAACACTTCGAACACCGCATCAATTGGAATGGAGGGGGCAGGAGTCTCTTGATCCAATTTCATCGACACGTTTTTATTACCCTGTACAAATGTTATATAACCGCCTGGTCAGACAAGATAAAATAGGTGCACCATCACCTGAATTAGCAACTAAATGGACATCCAATGAAACAGCAACTGAATGGGTGTTTGATTTACGTGAAAATGTAAAATTTCATAATGGTAAAGAACTTACTTCAGCCGATGTTGTGGCAACAATAAATAGAATTCTTGATACAAAACGAGATGCCCCTGTTAGAGCGGTACTTTCAATAATAAAAGAAGTAACTGCATTAAATAATTATAAAGTTAAATTTACTCTCAATAAAGCGCATTCTGATTTTCCTATTTTATTAATGGATTATCGAGTGAAAATATTACCTGTAAATGTTGATCAAGATAAGTCTCTGCTTGGTATAGGAACAGGGCCATTTAAACTCGAAAATCTTAATGTTGAAGGAACAACAAACCTTATAGCTAACAATGAATACTGGGAAGGAAAGCCAAAACTTGATGGTATTGATTTAATCGCTATTGCTGATGATTCAGCTAGAGTCCAGGCGCTTTTAGCCCGACAAATAGACTGGATTGGTTGGTCTGGAGTGACATCTCAACAACTGCCTCTCTTTCAATATAACAGCATGTTTAAGGTTGATTCTATTTCAACCGGTGACTGGCGTGGCATTATATTTAAAAATGATGTGGCACCATTTACCGATCCAAAAGTACGCAAAGCACTGCGCATTGTGGCTGACCGAGCAGAAATGGCCAGACTTGTACTTGGAGAAGATGGGGGGGCAACTACCTGTGATACTCCGGTATGGAAAGGCGATCAATATAGAATGAATTTAGAGTGTGAACAAGATATTGATGGTGCTAAAAAGTTATTAGCAGAGGCCGGTTTTCCTGATGGACTTGATATTGATCTATACACCAGTAACACTGATACCTATTTCCGACCTTTAGTTGAAGTATATCAACGACAAGCTGCAAAAGCCAATATTCGTATCCATATAAAGATGACACCTTCTGATAGTTATTGGAATGACGTTTGGATGAAAAAATCAGCATTTACAACTGTTTGGGGTCAGCGTTCAGCCGATCAGGTGCTCAATGAAGTTTATCGCAGCACTGCTCAATGGAATGAATCCTCTTGGGGGAGCACCGATTATGATCAGTTATTAGATGAAGCTCGTTTAACTTTAGATTTTAATTCCCGTAAAAAACTTTATATCGCTGCTCAAAAAATGTTGTGGGAAGAGGGTGGAAGTTTAATCCCATTCCACCTACGCAATCATAGAGTAATGATGAAAAATGTAACTATTCCTGCTGTGGAAGATTTTTCGATTCGATGGAATCTTGTCACTAAAGAATAA
- a CDS encoding ABC transporter permease: protein MGKIKLVMEYFKQFSSILSAKVGLILFFSHILLACFATYIIPYDYGQTDSFNILKGPNMAHWLGTDQLGRDILSRTIMGGRVALFITFFGSSIAIFWGSCLGVFIGFVGGRFDEIVMRFIDALLSIPWILFLLLIISVLGQSDITLILTLGFFYGIAVIRVVRGATLDVITHDYILAARLRGDRTSAIIRYEILPNIMNVILVDGAMRWSWMLLIFSSLSFLGFGVNPPTPDWGLMIADTRGFMSVAPWATLAPLIALSSLIFSINIISDALSKVAGITHDNSSPV from the coding sequence ATGGGTAAGATTAAATTGGTAATGGAGTACTTTAAGCAGTTTAGCTCAATTTTATCAGCAAAAGTTGGTTTAATCTTATTTTTTTCTCATATTTTATTAGCTTGCTTTGCTACCTATATCATTCCCTATGACTATGGACAAACCGATAGCTTTAATATACTTAAAGGTCCAAATATGGCGCATTGGTTAGGCACCGACCAATTAGGGAGAGATATATTAAGTCGAACAATTATGGGGGGGAGAGTTGCCCTATTTATTACGTTTTTTGGCAGCTCTATTGCCATATTCTGGGGGAGCTGCTTAGGGGTTTTTATCGGATTTGTAGGCGGACGTTTTGATGAGATAGTGATGCGTTTTATCGATGCTTTATTATCAATTCCTTGGATCTTGTTTTTGCTTCTGATTATCAGTGTTTTAGGACAGAGTGATATAACATTGATCCTGACATTAGGGTTTTTCTATGGCATTGCTGTAATAAGAGTTGTCAGGGGAGCTACGCTTGATGTTATTACCCATGACTATATTTTAGCCGCACGTCTACGTGGAGATCGAACAAGCGCCATCATTAGATATGAGATCCTGCCTAATATTATGAATGTAATCTTAGTTGATGGAGCCATGCGCTGGTCATGGATGTTACTTATCTTTAGCTCTTTATCTTTCTTAGGCTTTGGTGTTAATCCTCCGACGCCTGATTGGGGGCTCATGATTGCGGATACTCGAGGTTTTATGTCCGTCGCGCCTTGGGCAACTCTTGCGCCGTTAATCGCTTTAAGCTCACTTATTTTTTCAATTAATATTATTTCAGACGCCTTATCAAAAGTGGCTGGTATAACTCATGATAACAGCTCACCGGTATAG